TCCGCGCCCGGCCGGTTCATGATGTGCCGCAGGTTGCGTCGGACGGCGTCGGCGGTGCCCTGGTACCAATCCCGACGCTCGGGCGTCTGCTCCGCGGCCAAGATGTCGACGAAGCTCCTGCCGAAGGAGTCGAATCGGTAGGTCCGGCCGATGTGGTTGTTGAGCGAGGCGGAGTTGAATTGGGTGAGCACGAAGATTCGTCGGATTCCACCGTTGAGGCAGTTACTGATGGATACGTCGACGAGTCGATATTTCCCACCGAACGGCACGGCCGGTTTGGAGCGCTCCTGGGTCAGCGGCAACAAGCGCTTGCCTCTGCCGCCACCGAGGATAATACCGATCGTTCGGTCCGGCACGACGCCGCCATCCTACCATGCTCTTTGAATCCGAATGCGGCTGAGTTATGTTTGCCGCCGCCGAACCATGGAGACCATCAAGGAGTTGCTGTCGGGGCGGCCGCCGGTCATCGCTCGACTGAAGGACGGGCAGCTCGTTCCCGGCTATCTCGAGCGGGGACAACTCCTGACGCGGGGGATCCTGAAGATGTCCGACGCCCGGGGGGAGCCCGTCTCCGTGGATCTCCACAAGCTCAAGGGCGTCTTCTTCGTCCGTGATTTCACCGGAAACCGGGAATACCTGGAGGAAAAGTCGCTGCGGCACGATCCCGATCGGCCGGGGCTGCGAGTTCGGGTGCGCTTCGAAGACAACGAGTTCTTCGAGGGCGTCGCCGAGAACTCACTCGAGCTCCTCACGCTTCCGGGCTTCTTCTTCTGGCCCGCCGATGCAAAGTCGAACAACCGGTTGATTTACATCCTCAAGGCGGCCCTCATCGGCTTTCGGGTCTTGAGCGTACGCCATCCCTGAAGCGAAACCTTCGGGGGTCCAGATCAACAGTACTCGATGGCGAGCACCTCCAGCTCGGTATCGCCATCGGGGAGCTCGACGCGAACGACGTCTCCCACGCGTGCGGAATTGAGTGCCTTGGCGATGGGAGAAATCCAGCTGATCTTGCCCTGTTTGGGATCGCTCTCATCGACGCCGACGATTCGATAAGTCTTCTCGTTGCCATCCTCGTCGGCCACCGTGACCGTCGCCGCGAAACGAACGCTCTCCTGGTCCTGGGTCTTGGGATCGACGACCACCATGTTGGCGACGCGGT
This genomic window from Vicinamibacteria bacterium contains:
- a CDS encoding GreA/GreB family elongation factor, whose translation is MSKAFTKESGNGAFDEILPEPKDLLPEGAKNYVTPEGAVALRNELERLEDEVRPRLVEKGEKPEAVDRRIQFFRDRVANMVVVDPKTQDQESVRFAATVTVADEDGNEKTYRIVGVDESDPKQGKISWISPIAKALNSARVGDVVRVELPDGDTELEVLAIEYC